The proteins below come from a single Vidua chalybeata isolate OUT-0048 chromosome 1, bVidCha1 merged haplotype, whole genome shotgun sequence genomic window:
- the DSCC1 gene encoding sister chromatid cohesion protein DCC1 isoform X1, protein MEAVARGSERAGAAMRSRAEVDATLQTAKLNPAELLPAVHCLSFGPQAGGGECCLLQLEPGLCAELEAGRSLVIRGEKDEHAVLCSKDKTYDMKIADTSNMLLFVPGCKTPEELNADQASYNIIHSQIAGFSKNYWELRRCRPKLKKLRKLLMEDPYEGPDSQKDQTSTFSKYTTEDLLSLIQASEEEILHQLQVIDACKIEGYWRILDFDYEMKLLNHVTQLIDSESWPLSKVPLCACLEELGSLEPREMIEHILLSYGRKYVDDGEVFFEMHEDKICRAIAQMLLQNAVKFNLSEFEEVWQQSVPEGMTTRLDQLQGLALVDKSSRPETIFLLKVEDLPEDNQERFNSLFGIREKWTEGDITPYIQDLCAEKQTVGALLTKYARSSMLNGVKVYNSRRPIS, encoded by the exons aTGGAGGCCGTGGCGCGGGGTTCGgagcgggccggggccgccATGCGGAGCCGCGCCGAGGTGGACGCCACGCTGCAGACGGCCAAGCTGAACCCGGCGGAGCTGCTGCCGGCCGTGCACTGCCTCAGCTTCGGCCCGCAGGCCGGCGGCGGCgagtgctgcctgctgcagctggagccgGGGCTCTGCGCCGAGCTGGAGGCGGGGCGCAG cctagTAATCCGTGGTGAAAAGGATGAACATGCAGTGTTGTGCAGCAAAGATAAAACTTATGACATGAAAATAGCAGATACCTCAAATATGCTGCTGTTTGTTCCTGGTTGCAAAACTCCAGAGGAGCTGAATGCAGATCAGGCATCTTATAATATTATTCATTCACAG ATTGCTGGTTTTTCCAAGAACTATTGGGAATTAAGGAGATGTCGACCAAAACTCAAGAAACTGAGGAAGCTTTTAATGGAAGATCCATATGAAGGGCCTGATAGTCAGAAAGATCAGACTTCAACATTTTCAAAG TATACAACAGAAGATTTGTTAAGTCTGATTCAAGCAAGTGAAGAAGAAATACTCCACCAATTGCAGGTTATAGATGCCTGCAAAATCGAAG GATATTGgagaattttagactttgaCTATGAGATGAAACTCTTGAATCATGTGACTCAGCTGATAGATTCAGAGTCCTGGCCTTTGAGTAAGGTTCCTCTGTGTGCCTGCCTTGAAGAACTTGGATCTCTAGAACCCAg agagatGATAGAACACATTCTTTTAAGCTATGGCAGGAAATATGTTGATGATG GGGaggttttctttgaaatgcatGAAGATAAAATATGCAGAGCTATAGCACAAATGCTTTTGCAAAATGCAGTTAAATTCAATCTATCGGAGTTTGAAGAAGTCTGGCAACAGAGTGTCCCTGAGGGGATGACAACAAGGCTTGATCAACTTCAG GGCTTGGCTCTTGTGGATAAAAGTTCAAGACCAGAGACCATCTTTCTGCTGAAAGTGGAAGACCTACCTGAAGACAATCAGGAAAGATTCAACAGCTTATTTGGCATACGGGAAAAGTGGACAGAAGGGGATATTACCCCTTATATACA AGACTTGTGTGCAGAGAAGCAGACCGTTGGTGCTCTTCTGACAAAATATGCTCGCTCCTCAATGCTGAATGGTGTTAAAGTTTACAATTCTAGAAGACCCATCTCATAA
- the DSCC1 gene encoding sister chromatid cohesion protein DCC1 isoform X2, with protein sequence MRSRAEVDATLQTAKLNPAELLPAVHCLSFGPQAGGGECCLLQLEPGLCAELEAGRSLVIRGEKDEHAVLCSKDKTYDMKIADTSNMLLFVPGCKTPEELNADQASYNIIHSQIAGFSKNYWELRRCRPKLKKLRKLLMEDPYEGPDSQKDQTSTFSKYTTEDLLSLIQASEEEILHQLQVIDACKIEGYWRILDFDYEMKLLNHVTQLIDSESWPLSKVPLCACLEELGSLEPREMIEHILLSYGRKYVDDAGEVFFEMHEDKICRAIAQMLLQNAVKFNLSEFEEVWQQSVPEGMTTRLDQLQGLALVDKSSRPETIFLLKVEDLPEDNQERFNSLFGIREKWTEGDITPYIQDLCAEKQTVGALLTKYARSSMLNGVKVYNSRRPIS encoded by the exons ATGCGGAGCCGCGCCGAGGTGGACGCCACGCTGCAGACGGCCAAGCTGAACCCGGCGGAGCTGCTGCCGGCCGTGCACTGCCTCAGCTTCGGCCCGCAGGCCGGCGGCGGCgagtgctgcctgctgcagctggagccgGGGCTCTGCGCCGAGCTGGAGGCGGGGCGCAG cctagTAATCCGTGGTGAAAAGGATGAACATGCAGTGTTGTGCAGCAAAGATAAAACTTATGACATGAAAATAGCAGATACCTCAAATATGCTGCTGTTTGTTCCTGGTTGCAAAACTCCAGAGGAGCTGAATGCAGATCAGGCATCTTATAATATTATTCATTCACAG ATTGCTGGTTTTTCCAAGAACTATTGGGAATTAAGGAGATGTCGACCAAAACTCAAGAAACTGAGGAAGCTTTTAATGGAAGATCCATATGAAGGGCCTGATAGTCAGAAAGATCAGACTTCAACATTTTCAAAG TATACAACAGAAGATTTGTTAAGTCTGATTCAAGCAAGTGAAGAAGAAATACTCCACCAATTGCAGGTTATAGATGCCTGCAAAATCGAAG GATATTGgagaattttagactttgaCTATGAGATGAAACTCTTGAATCATGTGACTCAGCTGATAGATTCAGAGTCCTGGCCTTTGAGTAAGGTTCCTCTGTGTGCCTGCCTTGAAGAACTTGGATCTCTAGAACCCAg agagatGATAGAACACATTCTTTTAAGCTATGGCAGGAAATATGTTGATGATG CAGGGGaggttttctttgaaatgcatGAAGATAAAATATGCAGAGCTATAGCACAAATGCTTTTGCAAAATGCAGTTAAATTCAATCTATCGGAGTTTGAAGAAGTCTGGCAACAGAGTGTCCCTGAGGGGATGACAACAAGGCTTGATCAACTTCAG GGCTTGGCTCTTGTGGATAAAAGTTCAAGACCAGAGACCATCTTTCTGCTGAAAGTGGAAGACCTACCTGAAGACAATCAGGAAAGATTCAACAGCTTATTTGGCATACGGGAAAAGTGGACAGAAGGGGATATTACCCCTTATATACA AGACTTGTGTGCAGAGAAGCAGACCGTTGGTGCTCTTCTGACAAAATATGCTCGCTCCTCAATGCTGAATGGTGTTAAAGTTTACAATTCTAGAAGACCCATCTCATAA